A DNA window from Caulobacter mirabilis contains the following coding sequences:
- a CDS encoding patatin-like phospholipase family protein, whose amino-acid sequence MFARPLTRIAALAGALLLAACGTVSREAFDPIDQRIGAPAGLSDVRYSAADANAAMSKSTIIKERRERPGDFNVLALSGGGANGAYGAGVLAGWTAAGKRPQFDVVTGVSTGALTAPFAFLGSQWDDRLKAAYTDGGTEGMISFKAITVFKGPSFFSAAPVRHLVETYVTPEMLKAIAAEHAKGRRLLVATTNLDTQETAIWDMGAIATRAARGDNHALELFHNVLVASASIPGVFPPVMIEMDGPSGVFREMHVDGGVTTPFFTVPEAMMLWTDPQGAVHKGNLYVVINGQVGSQFGVTKGNLLGILARSYDAMSKASTRLHLAATAAFAQRNGLTMEVSEIPDEAEAQGLNFKADNMLKLFQMGYDRAAAGEAWRDPAAPAS is encoded by the coding sequence ATGTTCGCCCGCCCCCTGACCCGGATCGCCGCCCTGGCCGGCGCGCTGCTGCTGGCCGCCTGCGGGACCGTCTCCCGCGAGGCCTTCGACCCCATCGACCAGCGCATCGGCGCCCCCGCGGGCCTGTCCGACGTGCGCTACAGCGCCGCCGACGCCAACGCGGCGATGAGCAAGTCGACGATCATCAAGGAGCGGCGCGAGCGTCCCGGCGACTTCAACGTCCTGGCCCTGTCCGGCGGCGGCGCGAACGGGGCCTACGGCGCCGGGGTGCTGGCCGGCTGGACCGCCGCCGGCAAGCGCCCGCAGTTCGATGTCGTCACCGGCGTCAGCACCGGCGCCCTCACCGCGCCGTTCGCCTTCCTCGGCTCGCAATGGGACGACCGGCTGAAGGCCGCCTACACCGACGGCGGCACCGAAGGGATGATCAGCTTCAAGGCGATCACCGTCTTCAAGGGCCCCTCCTTCTTCAGCGCCGCCCCGGTGCGCCACCTGGTCGAGACCTACGTCACGCCCGAGATGCTGAAGGCCATCGCCGCCGAGCACGCCAAGGGCCGGCGCCTGCTGGTCGCGACGACGAACCTCGACACTCAGGAAACCGCCATCTGGGACATGGGCGCCATCGCAACGCGGGCCGCGCGCGGCGACAACCATGCGCTGGAGCTGTTTCACAACGTCCTGGTCGCGTCGGCCAGCATCCCCGGGGTCTTTCCGCCGGTGATGATCGAGATGGACGGCCCCAGCGGCGTGTTCCGCGAGATGCACGTCGACGGCGGGGTCACGACCCCCTTCTTCACCGTGCCCGAGGCGATGATGCTGTGGACCGACCCGCAGGGCGCCGTCCACAAGGGCAACCTCTATGTGGTCATCAACGGCCAGGTCGGCTCGCAGTTCGGCGTCACCAAGGGCAACCTTCTGGGCATCCTGGCGCGGTCCTACGACGCCATGAGCAAGGCCTCGACCCGCCTGCACCTGGCCGCCACCGCCGCCTTCGCCCAGCGCAACGGCCTGACCATGGAGGTCAGTGAAATCCCCGACGAGGCCGAGGCTCAGGGCCTGAACTTCAAGGCCGACAACATGCTCAAGCTGTTCCAGATGGGCTACGACCGAGCAGCGGCCGGCGAGGCCTGGCGGGACCCGGCCGCGCCCGCCTCCTGA
- a CDS encoding cupin domain-containing protein codes for MFRTALLVSSAFAASAALAQGAPVATPRGSFTATNSGQPIMPPAGPVQVTVQTVTFAAGAVLPAHRHPYTRYGYVLSGRIRVDNLGTGQSEVFATGQPVIEAIGQWHSGTALEPTTLLVIDQVPPGQGNIEMKPR; via the coding sequence ATGTTCCGGACCGCATTGCTTGTTTCGTCGGCCTTTGCGGCGTCCGCCGCCCTGGCCCAGGGCGCGCCGGTCGCGACGCCGCGAGGCAGCTTCACCGCCACGAACAGCGGTCAGCCGATCATGCCGCCGGCCGGTCCGGTGCAGGTGACGGTGCAGACCGTGACCTTCGCCGCCGGCGCGGTCCTGCCCGCGCACCGGCATCCCTACACCCGCTACGGCTACGTTCTGTCGGGCCGGATACGGGTCGACAACCTGGGTACGGGCCAGTCGGAGGTGTTCGCGACCGGCCAGCCGGTCATCGAGGCGATCGGCCAGTGGCACAGCGGCACGGCCCTGGAGCCGACCACCCTGCTGGTGATCGACCAGGTCCCGCCGGGGCAGGGCAATATCGAGATGAAGCCGCGCTAA
- a CDS encoding DUF1272 domain-containing protein → MLQMRPNCECCDRDLAPNGGEARICSFECTFCADCAEARFDGRCPNCGGDLVPRPARPATLLAKFPGSAERVRKPHEACV, encoded by the coding sequence ATGCTGCAGATGCGCCCCAACTGCGAATGCTGCGACCGCGACCTGGCGCCGAACGGCGGCGAGGCGAGGATCTGCAGCTTCGAATGCACCTTCTGCGCCGACTGCGCGGAGGCGAGATTCGACGGGCGATGCCCCAACTGCGGCGGCGACCTGGTCCCTCGGCCCGCCCGCCCGGCGACCTTGCTGGCGAAGTTCCCGGGCAGCGCCGAGCGGGTGCGCAAGCCGCATGAGGCGTGTGTGTAG
- the carA gene encoding glutamine-hydrolyzing carbamoyl-phosphate synthase small subunit yields the protein MASKVIPGATGVLALANGAVLSGIGVGAIGDAVGEVCFNTAMTGYQEILTDPSYMSQIVAFTFPHVGNVGTNAEDLEQIGGGAETSARGAIFRDVPTDPANWRADSDLDGWMKRRGVIGLAGVDTRALTKAIRENGMPHGVIAHSPTGEFDIDALVAKAREWSGLVGLDLAKDATTRQSFVWDETLWNWPDAYGKLAEPKYEVVVVDYGVKRNILRALASTGAKITVVPADTKAEDILARNPDGVLLSNGPGDPAATGEYAVPEIKKLVESGRPVFGICLGHQMLALALGAKTVKMEQGHHGANHPVKDLTTGKVEIVSMNHGFTVDRDSLPEPVQETHVSLFDGTNAGIALKDRPVFSVQHHPEASPGPTDSLYLFDRFAGLMDEYKR from the coding sequence ATGGCGAGCAAGGTTATCCCTGGCGCCACGGGCGTTCTCGCGCTCGCCAATGGCGCGGTGCTCTCGGGGATCGGCGTCGGCGCGATCGGCGACGCGGTCGGCGAGGTCTGCTTCAACACCGCCATGACCGGCTACCAGGAGATCCTCACGGACCCCTCCTACATGTCGCAGATCGTGGCCTTCACCTTCCCGCACGTCGGCAACGTCGGCACCAACGCCGAGGACCTGGAGCAGATCGGCGGCGGCGCCGAGACCTCGGCGCGCGGCGCGATCTTCCGCGACGTCCCGACCGATCCGGCCAACTGGCGCGCCGACAGCGACCTGGACGGCTGGATGAAGCGCCGGGGCGTCATCGGCCTGGCCGGCGTGGACACCCGCGCCCTGACCAAGGCGATCCGCGAGAACGGCATGCCGCACGGCGTCATCGCCCACAGCCCGACCGGCGAGTTCGACATCGACGCCCTGGTCGCCAAGGCCCGCGAATGGTCGGGCCTGGTCGGCCTGGACCTGGCCAAGGACGCCACCACCCGCCAGAGCTTCGTCTGGGACGAGACCCTGTGGAACTGGCCGGACGCCTACGGCAAGCTGGCCGAGCCGAAGTACGAGGTTGTAGTCGTCGACTACGGGGTGAAGCGCAACATCCTGCGCGCCCTGGCCTCGACCGGCGCCAAGATCACCGTCGTGCCGGCCGACACCAAGGCCGAGGACATCCTGGCCCGCAACCCGGACGGCGTGCTGCTGTCGAACGGCCCGGGCGACCCGGCCGCGACCGGCGAATACGCGGTCCCCGAGATCAAGAAGCTGGTCGAGAGCGGCCGGCCGGTGTTCGGCATCTGCCTGGGCCACCAGATGCTGGCCCTGGCCCTGGGCGCCAAGACCGTGAAGATGGAGCAGGGCCACCACGGCGCGAACCATCCGGTGAAGGACCTGACCACCGGCAAGGTCGAGATCGTCTCGATGAACCACGGCTTCACCGTCGACCGCGACAGCCTGCCCGAGCCCGTGCAGGAGACCCACGTCAGCCTGTTCGACGGCACCAACGCCGGCATCGCGCTGAAGGACCGTCCGGTGTTCAGCGTCCAGCACCACCCGGAAGCCTCACCCGGCCCGACGGACAGCCTCTACCTGTTCGACCGCTTCGCCGGCCTGATGGACGAATACAAGCGCTGA
- a CDS encoding HAD family hydrolase: protein MTITTIGLDADDTLWHNETIFRLTHKRFVELLAPYADEQALESKLAETEKRNLRLYGYGVKGFTLSMIETAMELTQDKVSIGVIKQILAAGREMLTEPVEPLPGVDLALHQLSERYRLVLITKGDLLHQEQKLAASGLGDLFAAVEIVSEKDADTYRRVFARHGSGAEQAVMAGNSMRSDILPALEAGSWGALIPYPLVWAHEAADAPVDHGRYVELGSIAELPAWVDKVAG from the coding sequence ATGACCATCACCACCATCGGCCTCGACGCCGACGACACGCTTTGGCACAACGAGACCATCTTCCGCCTGACCCACAAGCGGTTCGTGGAGCTGCTCGCGCCCTACGCCGACGAGCAGGCGCTGGAGAGCAAGCTGGCCGAGACCGAGAAGCGGAACCTGCGGCTCTACGGCTATGGGGTGAAGGGATTCACCCTGTCGATGATCGAGACGGCGATGGAGCTGACCCAGGACAAGGTCTCCATCGGCGTGATCAAGCAGATCCTGGCCGCCGGGCGCGAGATGCTGACCGAACCGGTCGAGCCGCTGCCGGGCGTGGATCTGGCGCTGCACCAGCTGTCGGAGCGCTATCGCCTGGTGCTGATCACCAAGGGCGACCTGCTGCACCAGGAGCAGAAGCTGGCGGCCAGCGGCCTGGGCGACCTGTTCGCCGCCGTGGAGATCGTCAGCGAGAAGGACGCCGACACCTACCGCCGCGTCTTCGCCCGCCACGGCAGCGGGGCGGAACAGGCGGTCATGGCCGGCAACTCCATGCGTTCGGACATCCTGCCGGCGCTGGAGGCGGGCAGCTGGGGCGCGCTGATTCCCTATCCGCTGGTCTGGGCCCACGAGGCGGCCGACGCGCCGGTCGATCACGGGCGCTACGTCGAGCTCGGCTCGATCGCCGAGCTGCCGGCCTGGGTGGACAAGGTCGCGGGATAG
- a CDS encoding methyl-accepting chemotaxis protein, which yields MSNDYALSQRLDFMQLDAAGRVALASLKPTLEREIGGAMDTFYTRVEAFPEVRRFFTNQDMLSSARRRQEQHWGIIGSADYGDAYVRGVRAIGQAHARLGLEPRWYIGGYALITEHLIKATVRDLWPKARLGGKDAAATARAGSALAALMKAVLLDMDFAISIYIETLEDERRKQEAVRQEAEEEQNRLVTLLGEALERLAAGDLVARLSGEVAPQFAKLKDDYNAAVDALQDTLRAVNQTATTIRSGTDEIALASDDLSRRTEQQAASLEETAAAMEELTATVKKASEGAERASELVGTAKNEAEHSGAVMQEAVSAMNEIAKSSQQISQIIGVIDEIAFQTNLLALNAGVEAARAGDAGKGFAVVASEVRALAQRSAEAAKEIKGLISTSSGQVNEGVRLVGDTGEALRRIVDRVGEINGLVSEISASSREQSISLAEVNGAVTQMDQVTQQNAAMVEQSTAATHTLNGETGELIRLVQRFIVGDAGQPEVLAARDRLHSLAG from the coding sequence ATGTCGAATGACTACGCTCTCAGTCAGCGTCTCGATTTCATGCAGCTGGACGCCGCCGGCCGCGTCGCGCTGGCCAGTCTGAAGCCGACTCTCGAGCGCGAGATCGGCGGGGCGATGGACACCTTCTACACCCGGGTCGAAGCCTTCCCCGAGGTTCGCCGCTTCTTCACCAACCAGGACATGCTGTCCTCGGCGCGGCGGCGGCAGGAGCAGCACTGGGGCATCATCGGCTCGGCCGACTATGGCGACGCCTATGTCCGGGGCGTGCGGGCGATCGGCCAGGCGCACGCGCGCCTGGGCCTGGAGCCGCGCTGGTACATCGGCGGCTACGCCCTGATCACAGAACATCTGATCAAGGCCACGGTGCGCGACCTGTGGCCCAAGGCCCGGCTCGGCGGCAAGGACGCCGCCGCGACCGCGCGCGCGGGCTCGGCCCTGGCCGCCCTGATGAAGGCCGTCCTGCTGGACATGGACTTCGCCATCTCGATCTACATCGAGACGCTGGAAGACGAGCGCCGCAAGCAGGAAGCGGTTCGCCAGGAGGCCGAGGAGGAGCAGAACCGCCTGGTCACGCTCCTGGGCGAGGCCCTGGAGCGGCTGGCCGCCGGCGATCTGGTCGCCCGGCTGAGCGGCGAGGTGGCGCCGCAGTTCGCCAAGCTGAAGGACGACTACAACGCCGCCGTCGACGCGCTCCAGGACACTCTGCGCGCCGTGAACCAGACCGCGACGACCATCCGCTCCGGCACCGACGAGATCGCGCTGGCTTCCGACGACCTGTCCCGCCGCACCGAGCAGCAGGCCGCCAGCCTGGAGGAGACCGCCGCGGCCATGGAAGAGCTGACCGCCACGGTGAAGAAGGCCTCCGAAGGCGCAGAGCGCGCCTCCGAACTGGTCGGCACGGCCAAGAACGAGGCCGAGCACTCCGGCGCGGTCATGCAGGAGGCGGTGTCGGCGATGAACGAGATCGCCAAGTCCTCCCAGCAGATCAGCCAGATCATCGGCGTGATCGATGAGATCGCTTTTCAGACCAACCTGCTGGCCTTGAACGCGGGCGTCGAGGCGGCCCGGGCCGGCGACGCCGGCAAGGGCTTCGCGGTCGTCGCGTCCGAGGTCCGCGCCCTGGCCCAGCGCTCGGCCGAGGCCGCCAAGGAGATCAAGGGCTTGATCTCGACCTCCAGCGGCCAGGTGAACGAAGGCGTCCGGCTGGTCGGCGACACCGGCGAGGCGCTGCGCCGCATCGTCGACCGGGTGGGCGAGATCAACGGCCTGGTCTCCGAGATCTCGGCCTCCTCGCGCGAGCAGTCGATCAGCTTGGCCGAGGTGAACGGCGCGGTGACCCAGATGGATCAGGTGACCCAGCAGAACGCCGCCATGGTCGAGCAGTCGACCGCCGCCACCCACACCCTCAACGGCGAGACCGGCGAGCTGATCCGGCTGGTGCAGCGGTTCATCGTCGGCGACGCCGGCCAGCCGGAGGTCCTCGCCGCCCGCGATCGCCTGCACAGCCTCGCCGGCTAG
- the carB gene encoding carbamoyl-phosphate synthase large subunit, which translates to MPKRTDISSILIIGAGPIVIGQACEFDYSGVQACKALRAEGYRIVLVNSNPATIMTDPDVADATYIEPITPDMVAKIIEKERPDALLPTMGGQTALNTALALESMGVLEKFGVEMIGANAEVIDKAEDRQKFRDAMDKLGLESPRSKAAHTMEEALEGLEFVGLPAIIRPSFTLAGTGGGIAYNREEFDEIVARGLDLSPTTEVLIEESVLGWKEYEMEVVRDKADNCIIVCSIENVDPMGVHTGDSITVAPALTLTDKEYQRMRKGSIDVLREIGVETGGSNVQWAINPKDGRMVVIEMNPRVSRSSALASKATGFPIAKVAARLAVGYTLDELANDITGGAMPASFEPSIDYVVTKIPRFAFEKYPGSEPYLTTSMKSVGEVMAIGRTFAESLQKALRGLETGLTGLDEVEIEGAGDPDTAHAAVLRALTIPTPDRLRVIAQAFRHGLSVEEIAGACAYEPWFLRQLAEIVREEGLVRAAGLPTDAAGFRRLKAMGFSDMRLAKLIGGSELGVRAARHALDVRPVFKRIDTCAGEFAATTPYMYSTYETGALGQVPDCEAEPSNRKKAIILGGGPNRIGQGIEFDYCCCHAAFALDAIGIESIMVNCNPETVSTDYDTSDRLYFEPLTAEDVLELIHVEQKNGALAGVIVQFGGQTPLKLAHPLEQAGVPILGTSVDSIDLAEDRERFQQLLHKLDIAQPNNALARSAEECFTAAHEVGYPIVIRPSYVLGGRGMEIVRDDEQLERYVRTAVEVSGDAPILIDQYLSRATEVDIDALCDGKDVFVAGVLEHIEEAGVHSGDSACSMPPFSLRDETIAELKRQTVAMALALNVRGLMNVQFAIEEPHSANPRIYVLEVNPRASRTAPFVAKTIGQPIAAIAAKVMAGEPLADFGLVDRPYDHIAVKEAVFPFARFAGVDTVLGPEMRSTGEVMGLDWKREGETGMAPAFARAFAKSQLGGGTTLPTKGAAFVSVKDSDKPWIIEPVKLLQAAGFRVLTTAGTGDWLREQGIETEFVRKVLEGRPHIVDAMKNGEVQLVFNTTEGKQSLADSFEIRRTALMMKIPYYTTSAGALAAAQAISSAPSESLNVRPLQSYA; encoded by the coding sequence ATGCCCAAACGCACCGATATCTCCTCGATCCTGATCATCGGCGCCGGGCCCATCGTCATCGGCCAGGCTTGTGAGTTCGACTACTCCGGCGTCCAGGCCTGCAAGGCGCTGCGCGCCGAGGGCTATCGGATCGTGCTGGTCAATTCGAACCCCGCCACGATCATGACCGATCCGGACGTGGCCGACGCGACCTACATCGAGCCGATCACGCCCGACATGGTAGCCAAGATCATCGAGAAGGAGCGCCCCGACGCGCTGCTCCCCACGATGGGCGGCCAGACGGCGCTGAACACCGCCCTCGCCCTCGAAAGCATGGGCGTGCTGGAGAAGTTCGGCGTCGAGATGATCGGCGCCAACGCCGAGGTCATCGACAAGGCCGAGGATCGCCAGAAATTCCGCGACGCCATGGACAAGCTCGGCCTCGAGAGCCCGCGCTCCAAGGCCGCCCACACCATGGAAGAGGCGCTGGAAGGCCTGGAGTTCGTCGGCCTGCCCGCGATCATCCGTCCCAGCTTCACCCTGGCCGGCACCGGCGGCGGCATCGCCTACAACCGCGAGGAATTCGACGAGATCGTCGCCCGCGGCCTGGACCTGTCCCCGACCACCGAGGTCCTGATCGAGGAAAGCGTCCTCGGCTGGAAGGAATACGAGATGGAGGTCGTCCGCGACAAGGCGGACAACTGCATCATCGTCTGCTCGATCGAGAACGTGGACCCGATGGGCGTCCACACCGGCGACTCCATCACCGTCGCCCCGGCCCTGACGCTGACCGACAAGGAATACCAGCGGATGCGCAAGGGCAGCATCGACGTGCTGCGCGAGATCGGCGTCGAGACCGGCGGCTCCAACGTCCAGTGGGCGATCAACCCGAAGGACGGCCGCATGGTCGTCATCGAGATGAACCCGCGCGTGTCGCGCAGCTCGGCCCTGGCCTCGAAAGCCACCGGCTTCCCGATCGCCAAGGTCGCCGCCCGCCTGGCCGTCGGCTACACCCTGGACGAGCTGGCCAACGACATCACCGGCGGCGCCATGCCGGCCTCGTTCGAGCCGAGCATCGACTACGTCGTCACCAAGATCCCCCGCTTCGCCTTCGAGAAGTACCCGGGCAGCGAGCCCTACCTGACCACCTCGATGAAGTCGGTGGGCGAGGTCATGGCCATCGGCCGCACCTTCGCCGAGAGCCTGCAGAAGGCGCTGCGCGGCCTCGAGACCGGCCTGACCGGCCTGGACGAGGTCGAGATCGAGGGCGCGGGCGATCCCGACACCGCCCATGCCGCCGTGCTGCGCGCCCTGACCATCCCGACCCCGGACCGCCTGCGCGTCATCGCCCAGGCCTTCCGCCACGGCCTGTCGGTCGAGGAGATCGCCGGCGCCTGCGCCTATGAGCCCTGGTTCCTGCGCCAGCTGGCCGAGATCGTGCGTGAGGAGGGCCTGGTCCGCGCGGCCGGCCTGCCGACCGACGCCGCCGGCTTCCGCCGCCTGAAGGCGATGGGCTTCTCGGACATGCGTCTGGCCAAGCTGATCGGCGGCAGCGAGCTGGGCGTCCGCGCCGCGCGCCACGCCCTGGACGTCCGGCCGGTGTTCAAGCGCATCGACACCTGCGCCGGCGAGTTCGCCGCGACCACGCCCTACATGTACTCGACCTACGAGACCGGCGCCCTGGGCCAGGTCCCCGACTGCGAGGCCGAGCCCTCGAACCGCAAGAAGGCGATCATCCTGGGCGGCGGCCCGAACCGGATCGGCCAGGGCATCGAGTTCGACTACTGCTGCTGCCACGCGGCCTTCGCGCTCGACGCCATCGGCATCGAGTCGATCATGGTCAACTGCAACCCCGAGACCGTCTCGACCGACTACGACACCTCCGACCGCCTGTACTTCGAGCCGCTGACGGCCGAGGACGTGCTGGAGCTGATCCACGTCGAGCAGAAGAACGGCGCGCTGGCCGGCGTGATCGTGCAGTTCGGCGGCCAGACCCCGCTGAAGCTGGCCCACCCGCTGGAGCAGGCCGGTGTGCCGATCCTGGGCACCAGCGTCGACTCGATCGACCTGGCCGAGGACCGCGAACGCTTCCAGCAGCTGCTGCACAAGCTCGACATCGCCCAGCCGAACAACGCCCTGGCCCGCAGCGCCGAGGAATGCTTCACGGCGGCGCACGAGGTCGGCTATCCGATCGTCATCCGGCCGTCCTACGTGCTGGGCGGCCGCGGGATGGAGATCGTCCGCGACGACGAGCAGCTGGAGCGCTACGTCCGCACGGCCGTCGAGGTCAGCGGCGACGCCCCGATCCTGATCGACCAGTATCTGTCGCGCGCCACCGAGGTGGACATCGACGCCCTGTGCGACGGCAAGGACGTGTTCGTCGCCGGCGTGCTGGAGCACATCGAGGAAGCCGGCGTGCACAGCGGTGACTCGGCTTGTTCGATGCCGCCCTTCTCGCTGCGCGACGAGACCATCGCCGAGCTGAAGCGTCAGACCGTCGCCATGGCCCTGGCCCTGAACGTGCGCGGCCTGATGAACGTCCAGTTCGCGATCGAGGAGCCGCACTCGGCCAACCCGCGCATCTACGTCCTGGAAGTGAACCCGCGCGCCTCGCGCACGGCGCCCTTCGTCGCCAAGACCATCGGCCAGCCGATCGCCGCCATCGCGGCCAAGGTCATGGCCGGCGAGCCGCTCGCCGACTTCGGCCTGGTCGACCGGCCCTACGACCACATCGCGGTGAAGGAGGCGGTCTTCCCGTTCGCCCGCTTCGCCGGCGTCGACACGGTGCTGGGTCCGGAGATGCGTTCGACCGGCGAGGTCATGGGCCTGGACTGGAAACGCGAAGGCGAGACCGGCATGGCCCCGGCCTTCGCCCGCGCCTTCGCCAAGAGCCAGCTCGGCGGCGGCACCACCCTGCCGACCAAGGGCGCGGCCTTCGTCTCGGTGAAGGACAGCGACAAGCCCTGGATCATCGAGCCGGTGAAGCTGCTGCAGGCGGCCGGCTTCCGCGTCCTGACCACCGCCGGCACCGGCGACTGGCTGCGCGAGCAGGGCATCGAGACGGAGTTCGTGCGCAAGGTCCTGGAAGGCCGTCCGCACATCGTCGACGCGATGAAGAACGGCGAGGTCCAGCTGGTCTTCAACACGACGGAAGGCAAGCAGTCGCTGGCAGACAGCTTCGAGATCCGCCGCACCGCCCTGATGATGAAGATCCCCTACTACACCACCTCGGCCGGCGCCCTGGCGGCGGCCCAGGCGATCAGCAGCGCCCCATCCGAAAGCCTGAACGTTCGACCGCTGCAGAGCTACGCCTGA
- a CDS encoding N-acyl-D-amino-acid deacylase family protein: MKFAESAVVASCLVLASCSTLPAFPGARASAPAAIDAGPYDIVIRGGMIYDGSGGEPYIGEVGVRGDRIVAVGPKLKGERASEIDATGQAVAPGFINMLSWATESLVADGRGLSDLKQGITLEVMGEGSSMGPLNDAMKRQEQSRQGDIKYPIGWTTLDQYLTWLEAKGINPNVASFVGAETVRTHVLGENDEDPTPAQLAQMRALVVQAMEDGALGVGSSLIYAPGSYADTGELTALATEAGRCGGIYISHMRSEGNRLLEAIDELIEISRKSGAPAEIFHLKAAGKSNWGKLDAAIARIEAARKDGLRITADMYNYTAGSTGLDAAMPTWVQAGGREAWIKRLKDPATRREVIAEMRTDSPAFENLYRHAGAEGTLLVGFRNPKLKPLTGKTLAEVARERKVSPEDAAIDLVIEDGSRVQVVYFLMSEENVKRQTALPWMSFGSDASAQAPEGVFLQSSTHPRAYGNVARLLGKYVREEKALTLQDAVRKLTSLPALNLGLRERGALKAGYFADVVVFDPNTVADKATYEQPKQFAVGMNWVLINGGVALRNGEPTGAKTGRVVRGRAWKGWEGGGCKASAKDWQWAW; this comes from the coding sequence TTGAAGTTCGCCGAGTCCGCCGTCGTCGCTTCCTGCCTCGTGCTCGCCTCCTGCTCGACGCTTCCGGCCTTCCCGGGCGCGCGAGCCTCCGCCCCCGCCGCCATCGACGCCGGTCCCTACGACATCGTCATCCGCGGCGGCATGATCTACGACGGCTCGGGCGGCGAGCCCTACATCGGCGAGGTCGGCGTCCGGGGCGACCGGATTGTCGCCGTCGGGCCGAAGCTCAAGGGCGAACGCGCGTCCGAGATCGACGCGACCGGCCAGGCCGTGGCGCCGGGCTTCATCAACATGCTCAGCTGGGCGACCGAAAGCCTGGTCGCCGACGGCCGCGGCCTGTCCGACCTGAAGCAGGGGATCACCCTGGAGGTCATGGGCGAGGGCAGTTCCATGGGCCCGCTCAACGACGCGATGAAGCGCCAGGAGCAGAGCCGCCAAGGCGACATCAAATATCCGATTGGCTGGACCACGCTGGACCAGTACCTGACCTGGCTGGAAGCCAAGGGGATCAACCCCAACGTCGCCTCCTTCGTCGGGGCCGAGACGGTCCGCACCCATGTGCTGGGCGAGAACGACGAGGACCCGACCCCCGCCCAGCTGGCCCAGATGCGGGCGCTGGTGGTCCAGGCGATGGAGGACGGCGCGCTCGGCGTCGGCTCGTCGCTGATCTACGCGCCGGGCAGCTACGCCGACACCGGCGAGCTGACCGCCCTGGCCACGGAAGCGGGCCGCTGCGGCGGCATCTACATCAGCCACATGCGCAGCGAGGGAAACCGGCTGCTTGAGGCGATCGACGAGCTGATCGAGATCTCCCGCAAGTCGGGCGCGCCGGCTGAGATCTTCCACCTGAAGGCGGCCGGCAAGAGCAACTGGGGCAAGCTGGACGCGGCCATCGCTAGGATCGAGGCGGCCCGCAAGGACGGCCTGCGCATCACCGCCGACATGTACAACTACACCGCCGGCTCGACGGGGCTCGATGCGGCCATGCCGACGTGGGTCCAGGCCGGCGGCCGCGAGGCCTGGATCAAGCGGCTGAAGGATCCGGCGACCCGCCGCGAGGTGATCGCCGAGATGCGCACCGACAGCCCGGCATTCGAGAACCTCTACCGCCACGCCGGGGCCGAGGGGACCCTGCTGGTCGGTTTCCGCAACCCCAAGCTCAAGCCCCTCACCGGCAAGACCCTGGCCGAGGTGGCGCGCGAGCGGAAGGTCAGCCCCGAGGACGCCGCCATCGACCTGGTCATCGAGGACGGCAGCCGGGTGCAGGTCGTCTACTTCCTGATGAGCGAGGAGAACGTGAAGCGCCAGACGGCGCTGCCCTGGATGAGCTTCGGCTCCGACGCCAGCGCCCAGGCGCCGGAGGGCGTGTTCCTGCAGTCGAGCACCCACCCGCGCGCCTACGGCAACGTCGCCCGGCTGCTCGGCAAGTACGTGCGCGAGGAGAAGGCGCTGACCCTGCAGGACGCGGTGCGCAAGCTGACCAGCCTGCCGGCTCTGAACCTTGGCCTGCGCGAGCGCGGGGCGCTGAAGGCGGGCTATTTCGCCGACGTGGTGGTGTTCGATCCGAACACCGTCGCCGACAAGGCCACCTACGAGCAGCCCAAGCAGTTCGCCGTCGGCATGAACTGGGTGCTGATCAACGGCGGCGTCGCTCTGCGCAACGGCGAGCCGACCGGCGCCAAGACCGGCCGCGTCGTCCGCGGCCGCGCCTGGAAGGGCTGGGAAGGCGGCGGCTGCAAGGCGTCGGCGAAGGACTGGCAGTGGGCTTGGTGA